The following are from one region of the Mesorhizobium sp. B4-1-4 genome:
- a CDS encoding O-antigen ligase family protein, producing the protein MIRDVLLACGIAMSYAVQLSIPGLPFGYSELFLALWILLSIVRVLAGGRLEFTPALAQLARFWLILTLALGVGAFVGYLTTVLFIAPLMHDTMAYVLLVFITCLAAAEPDAGRRLRNIGWWIIAVANACFVVQLGLGWGWIHQSGVNPWYWDRFSGWSDNPNQLALYCALLGPLALHLAVTTRNPWGRCLGLTGLVLTFYVGRLTKSDTYLYTTILACLILLGLRIRAWLATDGGKVSLSRQLALLFTIAFVPLAISIAPYALSDAASAENFAKSLTKDKGGQATAETAELRLYLWDEALDKGARSGSLGLGPGPHLERPPITNQQFLPRPFEAHSTILDLYTQGGLISVMALLWILGSAALSAWRARLDALVALMASIVVFSAPHLIIRHPIVWFSVTLCLVAGTPQTIPAIVRHRRY; encoded by the coding sequence ATGATCCGTGATGTGCTCCTGGCCTGCGGCATCGCAATGTCCTATGCGGTCCAACTCAGCATCCCAGGCCTGCCGTTCGGCTACAGCGAACTGTTCCTCGCGCTTTGGATATTGCTCTCGATCGTGCGGGTTCTCGCGGGCGGCCGATTGGAGTTCACGCCGGCCCTGGCCCAGCTTGCACGTTTCTGGCTGATCCTGACGCTTGCCCTGGGTGTTGGAGCCTTCGTCGGCTATCTGACGACTGTCCTGTTCATCGCTCCGTTGATGCATGACACGATGGCGTATGTGCTGTTGGTCTTCATCACCTGCCTGGCCGCGGCGGAGCCCGACGCCGGTCGCCGTCTACGCAACATTGGCTGGTGGATCATTGCTGTCGCGAATGCATGCTTTGTTGTTCAACTGGGGCTTGGGTGGGGCTGGATCCATCAATCTGGCGTCAATCCCTGGTATTGGGACCGCTTCAGCGGTTGGTCCGACAATCCGAACCAGCTTGCGCTCTATTGCGCTCTCCTGGGTCCGCTAGCCTTGCATCTTGCCGTAACCACCCGCAATCCGTGGGGGAGGTGCCTTGGGCTAACCGGCCTGGTCCTCACCTTCTACGTCGGAAGGCTGACAAAGAGCGATACCTATCTCTATACGACAATCCTGGCTTGCCTGATCCTTCTCGGGCTGCGGATTCGGGCTTGGCTTGCAACTGATGGCGGCAAGGTCAGCCTTTCACGGCAACTTGCCCTCCTGTTCACGATTGCGTTCGTTCCGTTGGCGATCTCCATCGCGCCTTACGCCCTCAGCGACGCCGCCAGCGCCGAAAACTTCGCCAAGAGCCTTACCAAGGACAAGGGCGGGCAAGCGACCGCGGAAACCGCCGAGCTTCGCCTCTACCTTTGGGACGAGGCATTGGACAAGGGAGCAAGATCTGGGTCGCTCGGCCTCGGCCCCGGGCCTCACCTTGAACGTCCCCCCATCACCAATCAGCAGTTTCTGCCTCGGCCTTTCGAGGCCCATAGCACGATCCTCGATCTCTATACCCAAGGTGGCTTGATTTCAGTCATGGCGCTTTTGTGGATCCTCGGCTCTGCCGCCTTGTCCGCCTGGCGTGCGAGATTGGATGCCCTCGTGGCGCTCATGGCGTCGATCGTTGTGTTCAGTGCCCCGCACCTGATTATCCGCCATCCGATCGTGTGGTTCTCTGTGACGCTCTGCCTTGTCGCCGGGACGCCTCAGACGATCCCCGCCATCGTTCGCCATAGGAGATATTAG